The following are encoded together in the Fusarium keratoplasticum isolate Fu6.1 chromosome 1, whole genome shotgun sequence genome:
- a CDS encoding Cystathionine gamma-lyase, with the protein MSAIPLNSDPVATPPRPPSPVHAFGTLAVHAGSPHDPATGAVIEPISLSTTFAQTAVGKPVGEYEYSRSANPNRTNFEAAVAALEHAKYALAFSSGSATTATILQSLAAGSHVISVSDVYGGTHRYFTQVAKAHGVKVTFTPEIEIDITEHITDQTRLIWIETPSNPTLRLVDIRAVVSEAHKHGVLVVVDNTFLSPYVQNPLDLGADIVVHSVTKYINGHSDVVMGVAAFNSDELKARLGFLQNAIGAVPSAFDSWLAHRGLKTLHLRAREASHNATAVATALEASPLVIAVNYPGLDSHPHRHIAKKQHRDGMGGGMLSFRIQGGHAAAERFCQVTKIFTLAESLGGVESLVEVPSSMTHAGIPRDQREAVGIFDDLVRISCGVEDAEDLKNDVLQALQKAVAETKTNGVNGVNGSNGH; encoded by the coding sequence atgTCCGCCATCCCTCTCAACTCGGACCCCGTGGCCACCCCGCCTCGCCCGCCGTCCCCCGTCCACGCCTTCGGCACCCTCGCCGTCCACGCCGGCTCCCCACACGACCCCGCTACCGGCGCCGTCATCGAGcccatctccctctccaCCACTTTTGCCCAGACTGCTGTTGGCAAGCCCGTCGGCGAGTACGAGTACTCCCGCTCCGCCAACCCCAACCGCACCAACTTTGAGGCTGCCGTCGCCGCTCTCGAGCACGCCAAGTACGCCCTCGCCTTCTCATCCGGCTCTGCCACCACTGCCACCATCCTCCAGAGCTTGGCTGCCGGCAGCCATGTCATCTCCGTCTCTGATGTCTATGGCGGCACCCACCGTTACTTCACCCAGGTCGCCAAGGCCCACGGTGTCAAGGTCACTTTTACCCCTGAGATCGAGATCGACATCACCGAGCACATCACCGACCAGACCCGCTTGATCTGGATCGAGACCCCTAGCAACCCGACTCTCCGTCTCGTCGATATCCGTGCCGTCGTCTCCGAGGCCCACAAGCACGGCGTCCTTGTTGTCGTTGACAACACCTTCCTCTCCCCCTATGTCCAGAACCCTCTCGACCTTGGTGCCGACATTGTCGTTCACAGCGTGACAAAGTACATCAACGGCCACAGTGATGTCGTCATGGGTGTTGCCGCCTTCAACAgcgacgagctcaaggcccgTCTGGGCTTCCTCCAGAACGCCATTGGCGCTGTTCCCTCTGCTTTCGACAGCTGGCTCGCCCACCGCGGTCTCAAGACCCTGCACCTGCGAGCTCGTGAGGCCAGCCACAACGCGACCGCTGTTGCCACAGCTCTCGAGGCCTCGCCCCTCGTCATCGCCGTCAACTACCCCGGCCTCGACTCTCACCCCCACCGACAcatcgccaagaagcagcaccGCGACGGCATGGGTGGTGGTATGCTGTCCTTCCGCATCCAGGGCGGCCACGCTGCTGCCGAGCGCTTCTGCCAGGTGACAAAGATCTTCACCCTCGCCGAGAGTCTGGGTGGTGTCGAGAGTCTGGTCGAGGTCCCCAGCAGCATGACCCACGCCGGTATTCCACGGGATCAGCGTGAGGCGGTGGGCATCTTTGACGACCTCGTCCGCATCAGCTGCGGTGTCGAGGACGCCGAGGATCTCAAGAACGACGTCCTGCAGGCCCTCCAGAAGGCTGTCGCGGAAACCAAGACCAACGGTGTCAACGGCGTTAACGGTTCCAACGGGCACTAA
- a CDS encoding CBFD-NFYB-HMF domain-containing protein, with amino-acid sequence MPPRKSNPRKSDTSTARFVPMDDATPTEPSPAPTPAAAATPAPASTPAPAAAEAVDTTSPTAAAADKKDKDKDKDKDHKDAVTIEDLTLPKSIITRLAKGVLPPNTQIQANAILALSQSTTVFINYLASHANENTISAGKKTIAPADVFKALEDTEFSFLRAPLEAEFAKFNAIQTEKRTSYRQKVRAKKTDGPDTDMPDTSHVETDVDPDTTLASEASGPRTKRARVDPASAGAAAEVEDDAETEEDEPVPEDDDEDEVGEEEEEEEDEGEASGDETQDALEIKEGKEEKDEALDGDDSD; translated from the exons ATGCCGCCGCGCAAGTCCAACCCGCGCAAGAGCGACACATCCACCGCCCGCTTCGTCCCCATGGACGACGCAACACCCACAGAGCCCAGCCCGGCCCCTACGCCAGCGGCTGCTGCCACTCCTGCTCCCGCCTCGACGCCAGCTCCTGCGGCTGCCGAGGCGGTCGACACCACCTCCCCcacagcggcggcggcggataagaaggacaaggacaaagatAAGGACAAAGACCATAAGGATGCCGTGACTATCGAG GACCTGACACTTCCCAAATCGATAATAACCCGCTTGGCCAAGGGCGTTCTTCCGCCCAACACGCAGATTCAGGCCAATGCCATCCTGGCCTTGAGTCAGAGCACCACAGTATTCATCAACTATCTGGCCTCCCA TGCCAACGAAAACACCATCAGCGCTGGCAAAAAGACCATCGCTCCCGCAGACGTCTTCAAGGCCCTAGAGGACACCGAGTTCTCCTTCCTCCGCGCCCCCCTGGAAGCCGAATTTGCTA AGTTCAATGCCATCCAGACTGAGAAGCGCACATCTTACCGCCAAAAGGTCCGCGCCAAGAAGACTGACGGACCTGACACGGATATGCCCGACACTTCCCACGTCGAGACTGACGTGGATCCCGACACGACCCTCGCTTCTGAGGCGTCGGGTCCTCGCACCAAGCGTGCCCGTGTCGACCCCGCCAGCGCCGGGGCGGCTGCCGAAGTTGAGGACGAtgccgagacggaggaggacgagCCTGTGcctgaggatgatgatgaagatgaggttggggaggaagaagaagaggaagaggacgagggcgaAGCTAGTGGCGACGAGACCCAGGATGCTCTTGAGATCaaagaaggaaaggaagaaaaggacgAAGCTttggatggagatgataGTGATTAG